One window from the genome of Ailuropoda melanoleuca isolate Jingjing chromosome 5, ASM200744v2, whole genome shotgun sequence encodes:
- the LOC105240312 gene encoding uncharacterized protein LOC105240312 isoform X1, which translates to MPGYCSTTGRPETAVSRGQEVAQGTEVTATGSALQPLPPWQEDTVPAGSPIADSPFGIWQAPRAHVSFASFRTTEGGTHFMDSTVHPDRFGITEETFVLKQKASTSIQRGTTGRSEMPVFPSSTHHKVKPLPGPPHRQLASHQHKCSLETAVLGPQTAQESFPGDCLNRIQRGSKVPTRFPAKRLHLVCGCWRLSGIGQVQTHCLPSASIPGAPSLLGTCRSSGCMRTPCCLDECCPMPFSPDLSHLPKVSYMTKGTVQHSGGPSA; encoded by the exons ATGCCAGGATACTGCAGTACCACAGGTAGACCAG AAACTGCAGTTTCAAGAGGCCAAGAGGTGGCCCAAGGCACCGAGGTGACAGCAACAGGGTCTGCTCTGCAGCCACTCCCCCCCTGGCAAGAGGACACAGTCCCAGCTGGCTCGCCCATCGCTGACTCTCCCTTTGGGATCTGGCAAGCTCCCAGGGCACATGTGTCCTTCGCCAG TTTCCGCACAACAGAGGGAGGAACTCACTTTATGGACTCAACGGTCCATCCTGATCGTTTCGGCATCACAGAGGAGACATTTGTCCTCAAGCAGAAAGCCTCTACCTCTATCCAGAGAGGAACCACTGGCCGCTCTGAGATGCCAGTTTTCCCATCTTCTACCCATCACAAGGTCAAGCCCCTCCCCGGTCCTCCTCACCGGCAGCTGGCCTCCCACCAGCATAAGTGCTCATTAGAAACGGCTGTTCTGGGGCCCCAAACAGCACAGGAGAGCTTCCCAGGTGACTGCTTAAACAGGATACAAAG AGGTTCTAAGGTGCCAACGCGCTTCCCGGCCAAAAGACTGCATCTGGTGTGTGGCTGCTGGAGATTGTCAGGCATCGGCCAG GTTCAGACTCACTGCCTGCCCAGCGCCTCGATTCCAGGTGCACCCAGCCTGCTGGGTACTTGCCGGAGCTCTGGGTGTATGAGAACCCCGTGCTGTCTCGATGAGTGTTGCCCCATGCCCTTTTCCCCTGACCTGTCTCATCTCCCAAAAGTGAGCTATATGACCAAAGGGACCGTACAACACTCCGGTGGCCCCAGCGCTTAG
- the LOC105240312 gene encoding uncharacterized protein LOC105240312 isoform X2, with the protein MSFRTTEGGTHFMDSTVHPDRFGITEETFVLKQKASTSIQRGTTGRSEMPVFPSSTHHKVKPLPGPPHRQLASHQHKCSLETAVLGPQTAQESFPGDCLNRIQRGSKVPTRFPAKRLHLVCGCWRLSGIGQVQTHCLPSASIPGAPSLLGTCRSSGCMRTPCCLDECCPMPFSPDLSHLPKVSYMTKGTVQHSGGPSA; encoded by the exons TTTCCGCACAACAGAGGGAGGAACTCACTTTATGGACTCAACGGTCCATCCTGATCGTTTCGGCATCACAGAGGAGACATTTGTCCTCAAGCAGAAAGCCTCTACCTCTATCCAGAGAGGAACCACTGGCCGCTCTGAGATGCCAGTTTTCCCATCTTCTACCCATCACAAGGTCAAGCCCCTCCCCGGTCCTCCTCACCGGCAGCTGGCCTCCCACCAGCATAAGTGCTCATTAGAAACGGCTGTTCTGGGGCCCCAAACAGCACAGGAGAGCTTCCCAGGTGACTGCTTAAACAGGATACAAAG AGGTTCTAAGGTGCCAACGCGCTTCCCGGCCAAAAGACTGCATCTGGTGTGTGGCTGCTGGAGATTGTCAGGCATCGGCCAG GTTCAGACTCACTGCCTGCCCAGCGCCTCGATTCCAGGTGCACCCAGCCTGCTGGGTACTTGCCGGAGCTCTGGGTGTATGAGAACCCCGTGCTGTCTCGATGAGTGTTGCCCCATGCCCTTTTCCCCTGACCTGTCTCATCTCCCAAAAGTGAGCTATATGACCAAAGGGACCGTACAACACTCCGGTGGCCCCAGCGCTTAG